A single region of the Anomaloglossus baeobatrachus isolate aAnoBae1 chromosome 2, aAnoBae1.hap1, whole genome shotgun sequence genome encodes:
- the HNRNPA1 gene encoding LOW QUALITY PROTEIN: heterogeneous nuclear ribonucleoprotein A1 (The sequence of the model RefSeq protein was modified relative to this genomic sequence to represent the inferred CDS: inserted 2 bases in 1 codon): protein MHKSESPKEPEQLRKLFIGGLSFETTDDSLRNHFEQWGTLTDCVVMRDPNSKRSRGFGFVTYMSAEEVDAAMDARPHRVDGRVVEPKRAVSREDSQRPGAHLTVKKIFVGGIKEDTEEHHLRDYFEKYGKIEVVEIMTDRANGKKRGFAFITFEDHDSVDKIVIQKYHTINDHNCEVRKALSKXEMAAASSSQRGRGSGGNFGGRGGNFGGNDNYGGGRGGNFGSRGGGGGGGGGGFSGRGGYGGDNYNNGFGNDGGYGNSPPYGGGNRGYGGNQGGYGGSQGGGYGGGNSGGYDGYNNGGGSGGGGYGGGNGNFGGNSGGGGGGGGYNDFGSYNNQSSSNFGPMKGGNFSGRNSGPYGGGGSSSGGGGGGYGGSSGGGGGNYGGGGRRF, encoded by the exons ATGCACAAGTCTGAG TCACCAAAGGAGCCCGAGCAACTCCGCAAGCTCTTCATCGGGGGCCTGAGCTTCGAAACCACAGACGACAGTCTCCGCAATCACTTTGAACAATGGGGCACCCTTACAGACTGTGTG GTGATGAGGGATCCAAACTCGAAGCGATCTCGTGGCTTTGGCTTTGTCACATACATGTCGGCAGAAGAGGTTGATGCGGCTATGGATGCCAGGCCTCACCGTGTTGATGGTCGTGTAGTGGAACCTAAGCGTGCTGTTTCCAGAGAG GACTCTCAGCGGCCTGGAGCACACCTCACCGTGAAGAAGATCTTTGTTGGAGGTATAAAGGAGGACACAGAGGAACATCATTTGAGAGACTACTTTGAGAAGTATGGGAAGATCGAAGTGGTGGAGATAATGACAGACCGGGCCAACGGCAAGAAAAGAGGATTTGCTTTTATCACCTTTGAAGACCATGATTCAGTTGACAAGATTGTTA TTCAGAAATATCACACAATCAATGATCACAACTGTGAAGTAAGGAAGGCCCTGTCCAA AGAAATGGCGGCAGCCTCCTCCAGCCAGAGAG GACGCGGAAGTGGTGGAAACTTCGGTGGACGTGGTGGCAACTTTGGTGGGAATGATAACTATGGAGGAGGACGTGGAGGCAACTTCGGCagcaggggtggtggtggtggcggcggtGGTG GTGGATTTAGTGGACGCGGAGGATACGGAGGTGATAACTACAATAATGGGTTTGGTAATGACGGTGGATATGGCAACAGCCCACCTTATGGCGGTGGCAATCGCGGATATGGTGGAAATCAAGGAGGCTATGGAGGCAGCCAAGGTGGTGGATATGGAGGAGGAAACAGCGGAGGCTATGATGGCTACAACAACGGAGGAGGAAGCGGCGGTGGTGGATATGGTGGAGGCAATG GTAACTTTGGTGGCAacagtggtggtggaggaggaggtggcGGTTACAATGACTTCGGCAGCTACAATAACCAGTCCTCTTCCAATTTTGGACCCATGAAAGGAGGCAACTTCAGTGGAAGGAATTCCGGACCTtatggtggtggcggcagcagcagtggaggTGGTGGCG GTGGCTACGGTGGCAGCAGCGGAGGAGGAGGCGGCAACTACGGAGGTGGCGGCAGACGGTTTTAA